In a genomic window of Wyeomyia smithii strain HCP4-BCI-WySm-NY-G18 chromosome 1, ASM2978416v1, whole genome shotgun sequence:
- the LOC129717975 gene encoding myophilin encodes MAPRNKQQEQEVLDWIAAVLGEKLPPGAYEDVLKDGVILCKLANKLTPGSVKKIQERGTNFQLMENVQRFQAAIKKYGVPEEEIFQTADLFERRNIPQVTLCLYSLGRITQKHPEYTGPALGPKMSEKNERTFTEEQLRAHEGELNLQMGYNKGASQSGIGAFGNTRHM; translated from the exons ATGGCG CCCCGTAACAAGCAACAGGAACAGGAGGTGCTGGACTGGATCGCCGCCGTGCTGGGCGAAAAGCTGCCCCCCGGTGCGTACGAGGATGTCCTCAAGGATGGCGTCATCCTGTGCAAGCTAGCCAACAAACTGACTCCTGGTTCGGTGAAAAAAATCCAGGAACGTGGCACCAACTTCCAGCTGATGGAGAACGTCCAGCGATTCCAGGCCGCCATCAAGAAGTACGGCGTTCCCGAGGAGGAAATCTTCCAGACGGCGGATCTGTTCGAGCGTCGTAACATCCCCCAGGTCACGCTGTGTCTCTACTCGCTGGGCAGAATT aCTCAGAAACATCCCGAGTACACCGGTCCAGCGTTGGGACCAAAGATGTCCGAAAAGAACGAGCGTACCTTTACCGAGGAGCAACTGCGAGCTCACGAGGGTGAACTGAACCTCCAGATGGGTTACAACAAGGGCGCCTCCCAGTCCGGAATTGGAGCATTCGGAAACACCCGTCACATGTGA